Proteins found in one Muntiacus reevesi chromosome 2, mMunRee1.1, whole genome shotgun sequence genomic segment:
- the LOC136158298 gene encoding steroid 17-alpha-hydroxylase/17,20 lyase-like translates to MWVLLAVFLFTLTYLFWSKTKPPGAKYPRSLPSLPLVGSLPFLPRRGQQHENFFKLQETYGPIYSFRLGSKTTVMIGHHQLAREVLLKKGKEFSGRPKVATLDILSDNQKGIAFADHGAHWQLHRKLALNAFALFKDGNLKLEKIINQEANVLCDFLATQHGESIDLSEPLSLAVTNIISFICFNFSFKNEDPALKTIQNASGGILEVLSKEVLLDIFPVLKIFPSKAMEKMKGCVQTRNELLNEILEKCQENFSSDSITNLLHILIQAKVNADNNNAGPDQDSKLLSNRHMLATIGDIFGAGVETSTSVIKWIVAYLLHHPSLKKRIQDDIDQNIGFSRTPTISDRNRLVLLEATIREVLRIRPVAPTLIPHKAIIDSSIGDFTIDKGTDVVVNLWALHHNEKEWHQPNLFMPERFLDRTGTQLISPSLSYLPFGAGARSCVGEMLARQELFLFMSRLLQRFNLEIPDDGKLPCLEGNSSLVLQIKPFKVKIEVRQAWKEAQAEGGIS, encoded by the exons ATGTGGGTGCTCTTGGCTGTCTTTCTGTTCACCCTCACCTATTTATTTTGGTCCAAGACCAAGCCCCCTGGTGCCAAGTACCCCAGGAGCCTCCCATCCCTGCCCCTGGTGGGCAGTCTGCCATTCCTCCCCAGACGTGGCCAGCAGCACGAGAACTTCTTCAAGCTGCAGGAAACATATGGCCCCATCTATTCCTTTCGTTTGGGTTCCAAGACTACCGTGATGATTGGACATCACCAGTTGGCCAGGGAGGTGCTTCTCAAGAAGGGCAAGGAATTCTCTGGGCGTCCCAAAGTG GCCACTCTAGACATCCTGTCAGACAACCAAAAGGGCATTGCCTTTGCCGACCATGGTGCCCACTGGCAGCTGCATCGGAAGCTGGCACTGAACGCCTTTGCCCTGTTCAAGGATGGCAACCTAAAGTTAGAGAAGATCA TTAATCAGGAAGCCAATGTGCTGTGTGATTTCCTGGCCACCCAGCATGGAGAATCCATAGATCTGTCCGAGCCTCTCTCTCTGGCGGTGACCAACATAATCAGCTTTATCTGCTTCAACTTCTCCTTCAAGAATGAGGATCCTGCCCTGAAGACCATACAAAATGCCAGTGGTGGCATCCTGGAGGTTCTGAGCAAGGAAGTTCTCCTGGACATATTCCCTGTGCTGAAG ATTTTCCCCAGCAAAGCCATGGAAAAGATGAAGGGTTGTGTTCAAACGCGAAATGAATTGCTGAATGAAATCCTTGAAAAATGTCAG GAGAACTTCAGCAGCGACTCCATCACTAACTTGCTGCACATACTGATCCAAGCCAAGGTGAATGCAGACAATAACAATGCTGGCCCAGACCAGGATTCAAAGCTGCTTTCTAATAGACACATGCTCGCTACCATAGGGGACATCTTCGGGGCTGGTGTGGAGACCAGCACCTCTGTGATAAAGTGGATCGTGGCCTACCTGCTACACCATCCTTCA TTGAAGAAGAGGATCCAGGATGACATTGACCAGAATATAGGTTTCAGTCGCACCCCAACCATCAGCGACCGGAACCGCCTTGTCCTGCTGGAGGCGACCATCCGAGAGGTGCTCCGAATCCGGCCTGTGGCCCCTACGCTGATCCCCCACAAGGCTATCATTGACTCCAG CATTGGCGACTTTACCATTGATAAGGGCACAGACGTTGTGGTCAACCTGTGGGCACTGCATCACAACGAGAAGGAGTGGCACCAGCCCAACCTGTTCATGCCCG AGCGCTTCTTGGACCGCACAGGGACGCAACTCATCTCGCCATCGTTAAGCTACTTGCCCTTTGGAGCAGGAGCCCGCTCCTGCGTAGGTGAGATGCTAGCCCGCCAGGAGCTCTTCCTCTTCATGTCCCGGCTGCTGCAGAGGTTCAACCTGGAGATCCCGGATGATGGGAAGCTACCCTGTTTGGAGGGCAATTCCAGTCTCGTCTTGCAGATCAAACCTTTCAAGGTGAAGATCGAGGTGCGCCAGGCCTGGAAGGAAGCCCAGGCTGAGGGTGGCATCTCATGA